One part of the Ornithodoros turicata isolate Travis chromosome 2, ASM3712646v1, whole genome shotgun sequence genome encodes these proteins:
- the LOC135384295 gene encoding uncharacterized protein LOC135384295, which translates to MTMDTLVTDRHTGIQAMLRDCCPHIKLRFDVWHVTKGIKKKLLGLGRPARHQVVRLCIESLIRHAYWCPRTSGDNGDLCLAKWVSAVNYIVDIHEHDDPLYPVCYHGSVSEPHEWLREESEAYRRVRDILMAPALLKDIRMLSSGHQTYGLEAFHSLMIHFVPKSYSCSDEGMLARYEACMLRDS; encoded by the exons ATGACGATGGACACCTTAGTGACTGACCGCCACACCGGAATCCAGGCCATGTTGAGGGATTGCTGCCCCCACATTAAGCTCCGATTCGATGTGTGGCACGTCACTAAGG GAATCAAGAAGAAACTTCTAGGACTTGGGCGTCCTGCGAGGCACCAGGTTGTGCGGCTTTGCATTGAGAGCCTTATAAGACACGCATACTGGTGCCCGAGAACAAGTGGAGATAACGGTGACCTTTGCCTGGCAAAGTGGGTGTCAGCAGTGAACTACATTGTCGATATTCATGAACATGATGATCCACTTTACCCTGTGTGTTACCATGGCAGTGTGTCTGAACCACATGAATGGCTGAGAGAAG AGAGCGAGGCCTACAGAAGGGTCAGGGACATTTTGATGGCCCCTGCCCTCCTGAAGGACATCCGAATGCTTTCTTCTGGGCACCAGACGTACGGGCTAGAGGCATTTCACAGCCTAATGATTCACTTTGTGCCTAAGTCCTACTCATGTTCTGATGAGGGAATGCTGGCCAGGTACGAAGCATGCATGCTTCGTGACAGCTAG